The genomic window ACGATTTCTACTTTCAGACTGGGAATATTTGTAGAAGTAATTTTCTAAAAATTCTCCCCTGTATATGCGTTTTTGCAAAGCAAAAAGTCATTTGAGATCAGACTTTTATATAAGAGTGATGTTCTGTACTTATTTTGAATTAGTGTAAAGCAGAGGGTTAACAAAAGTGAAAAGTAGAATTTCAATGCTAAAAAACCATATTTCATTCCAGATAAAAAAATACTAATAGCATCTTTTTTATTGACACCGTAAAATTCTCAATTAATTTCCGCCAGTAATATGAAGTGAAGAAGTTTGATGAAGTGAGAAGGATTCTTTTTATTTAGAAAGTTTTTAATTAGTGTAATAACATTACTAAAAATAATCTCACTAAAAAAATCAATTATATAAGATTTTTTGCATAAGGAGTTGCGATGGTTAGCAGCGCTCAGAAATTCAGGTTGGGTATTTTCATTGTCGTTATTTCAGTTCTTCTTATCATATTCCTGGTGATGGTTGCCGGCAATAAATTGATGGAAAAACGTGATACGTATTACATCAAATATGAAGACAAAACAGTAAGTGGTTTGCAAATTGGCGGTCCCGTTAAATATCATGGAATTTCCATCGGTCGAATTGAAGATATAAAGATTGATGAAAAGAATGTTTCAAATGTAATCGTGGTTTTAAGCGTGAAAGAGAAAACACCGCTCAAAGCTGATGTAAAAGCTTCGCTCACCCCAATTGGAATTACGGGATTATTGCAGGTAGAGATCTCCGGTGGTACAAATGAAGCTGATCTTTTAAAACCCGGTTCCTACATTCAGCCGGGAGCTTCCACCTTTGAAAATATAACCGGAAAAGCTGAAATAATTGCCGAAAAAATGGAGCTTTTAATTAACAACCTGATCTCGATTACAGACGAAGAAAATCAAATAAAACTACAAAATATCCTGCAGAATGTCGATACGATTATCGATGACAATGTGGAACCGGTTTCCAATGTCATGGCCAATTTGGACGACATCACGGCTGAATTGGCACAGATTTCCGTTTCTTTGAATGAAACTACTGCAAAAATAAATTCTGTTCTACAATCCGGGCAAACGGAAAGAATCCTGGCAAATGCCGACAGCATTATGCTCGATCTGGCCGAAATCGATGTGGTACAATTGGCTGAAGAACTGAATTCTACTATCATACAAATAAATAGAACCGTGGCAAATCTCGATGCTACTCATTTGGAAAGCAGGCAGGATATTCTGGATACAATCGAAAGCTTGAATGAAACAATGGATTATTTAAATGACTTTTCTCGTCAGCTTTCGGAAGATCCTACCATCTTACTTAGAGGTGGGATATTAGGAAATTAAAGGGGAAAATATGAAGAAATTGTTATTATTTTCATTGTTGCTGATTGTAGTTCTTACGGGATGTTTCAGAAGTGAGATCATTACCAAAAATTATTATATTCTGGAATATTACAATCACACCGAAATACCGCAATTGAAGCAGGAAAAACCTTTGGATCTTTCTGTTTATATCATGGATACAAAAGTTTCCAAAACCTATAACCGCAATCAGATGGTAATTCGACATTTCGGTCCCAGAATAACTTATTCCTATTACGATCTCTGGGGCGTTAAGCTATCTAAAATCATTCCCGATCTTCTTCAGCAGAGATTGCAGGCTTACAATGTTTTTAGCCAGACAAATCGGGAAGCGTTTGGAGTTAATCCCGATATGGAAATAATTTCCAACTTGAATAATATTGAACTTTATCAATCGGAAACGGTGCAACAGGCTCGCATAAACATCGATTTTGTTCTCAGAAAAATAGGCGCTGAAGGTAGTATAGTTACTCATAATGCAAATGTGGAAAAACGATTGCTTTCCAATGATGTGGAAGGTTTTGTGCAAGCTGCCAACGAGATTCTGCTTGAAGAAATGGATAAATTCATCAATCAGATAATTGGCAGCTGCACGGACGAAGAATGTCTAGCGCTACCATCAGATCAAACCGAATCTGATAAAACTATTCAACAATTTCCTTTGGAAGAAGAAGAAGAAACACCAAAAGGAAATGGATTGCTTTTCATGCCTGCACTTTCGAACTCCGAAAACGAACCTAATTTCATAGTTAGAGATCAGAATGGAAATCAATTTGAAGGGCAGATGGGTGTTCCATTACCATTATTGGAAGGAATATATTCTTTACATTACGGAAGCGGAAAAGTAGATCAAACAATGACTAAAACAGGTGTGCAAATCATTCCCAGATATAAAACTATCATCGAGCCAGATTGGGGTTGCCTTATAATCGATGTGATTGATGAGCAGAGAAATTATGCCAAAGTTCGCTACGAAATTTTCGAACTGGAAACCGGAGAAAGTTTTGGCGGTGGTTTTCCTGCCGAGGAAGAAATCGGTGAGCAATCTAAAGTTTATGTCTTGGAAAAAGGGCTTTATAAAATCACAATCAATAATCAACCCTTCAACACTTATCGTGATTTTACCACAACCTATGTAGAACCTGGCGAAGCCAAAAGGCTGACAATCGTTGTAGAAACGGACGAAGATGATAATCCGCTTTCCATGGTGGGAGCTGGAGTTCTGGAAGAAAGTTTTTTGGAAGACTCGGGAGAAAGATTAAAATTTTCCAGTGCAATTCATGGAAATGCCAACGTGAACAGCGATAACGAAGATGATGAAGATAAGAGTAATACCACTATTTCTCTGAATGCTCAATTGCAGAATTATCTCATATATGATGATAATGTTTTTCATTATAATATGAAAAATTTAATTGAGATTGGAACACAAAAATTATCAGATCAGGATTTTAGATTGAATTTCGATGAATTTGATATCAAGAACACCGGGATTTATTATTTCCTGAAAAATATCGGTTTATATGCCAGATTTGATGCTAACTCCCATTTCTTCGATAAATTTGAATATTACGATTCCGATTTTGTTTTGCACCTTATCGACAGCGATGGCAATACATCTCAAGATTCAGTAGTCAGCAAAGTGAAGATCAAATCATCCGTATTTCCCCTGGTGCTAAAAGAAGGTTTTGGTATCAATTACAGGATTTTGAATCG from Candidatus Cloacimonadota bacterium includes these protein-coding regions:
- a CDS encoding MlaD family protein, producing the protein MVSSAQKFRLGIFIVVISVLLIIFLVMVAGNKLMEKRDTYYIKYEDKTVSGLQIGGPVKYHGISIGRIEDIKIDEKNVSNVIVVLSVKEKTPLKADVKASLTPIGITGLLQVEISGGTNEADLLKPGSYIQPGASTFENITGKAEIIAEKMELLINNLISITDEENQIKLQNILQNVDTIIDDNVEPVSNVMANLDDITAELAQISVSLNETTAKINSVLQSGQTERILANADSIMLDLAEIDVVQLAEELNSTIIQINRTVANLDATHLESRQDILDTIESLNETMDYLNDFSRQLSEDPTILLRGGILGN
- a CDS encoding PqiC family protein, whose translation is MKKLLLFSLLLIVVLTGCFRSEIITKNYYILEYYNHTEIPQLKQEKPLDLSVYIMDTKVSKTYNRNQMVIRHFGPRITYSYYDLWGVKLSKIIPDLLQQRLQAYNVFSQTNREAFGVNPDMEIISNLNNIELYQSETVQQARINIDFVLRKIGAEGSIVTHNANVEKRLLSNDVEGFVQAANEILLEEMDKFINQIIGSCTDEECLALPSDQTESDKTIQQFPLEEEEETPKGNGLLFMPALSNSENEPNFIVRDQNGNQFEGQMGVPLPLLEGIYSLHYGSGKVDQTMTKTGVQIIPRYKTIIEPDWGCLIIDVIDEQRNYAKVRYEIFELETGESFGGGFPAEEEIGEQSKVYVLEKGLYKITINNQPFNTYRDFTTTYVEPGEAKRLTIVVETDEDDNPLSMVGAGVLEESFLEDSGERLKFSSAIHGNANVNSDNEDDEDKSNTTISLNAQLQNYLIYDDNVFHYNMKNLIEIGTQKLSDQDFRLNFDEFDIKNTGIYYFLKNIGLYARFDANSHFFDKFEYYDSDFVLHLIDSDGNTSQDSVVSKVKIKSSVFPLVLKEGFGINYRILNRSKANLSLRAGFGMRQDINNNYYQEINAYEINGITHREFKETKSESKTGMEVSLVGNFTLPWDLTYNINADFLFPFGEEQDYTMEWENVFNMKLFRYISLDYKLKLIHKIPEAASDYIALNHSLFLRVTYFLR